A portion of the Edaphobacter lichenicola genome contains these proteins:
- a CDS encoding beta-glucosidase codes for MSVASWGQAVPAEKANEARIDRLLKQMTLEEKMNLIRGGLEDPSVYQGQAGYLPGVPRLHVPSLRMADGPPGLLTRVPGQAETATMGVAATFSTKDAEANGVVIGREARSLGIDVVLQPFVNIDRDITFARAYNTFGEDPFLTGVMGAAEIRGAQGQGVMAQTKHYVGYDSNAYNIFIDQQTLHEVYAAPFAEAIKAGTSSVMCSYNRINGPFACGNSDTLKTILKDEMGFKGFVTSDWGGVHSVLFLNEGLDMEMPGAAEADSPFKPFIANYFVTAPPEPPSNTPIDPEALAAILGGPIPEEPKANGLDLGGFPRDNDKTSMREALKNGTVTEATITAAARRVLYEIDRFGYLDGKQKHNVTPQDIEENAAVIRKTAQDAAVLLKNEHALPLSKDDLQSLALIGPGAGQIAAIGTFGERSPGLTERQIGPLEALKKGAPSANITYAVDNDMTGVPIPATAFSHDGTPGLLRKEGSGAETADAQLDFTHSNGKSLPADGMVTWKGTLTVPSDGEYWLYLQALGARGKLLLDGKRVGQTGATKGTVHGDIQHATQDNGFPTVDGLDNVRRAVQLAAGPHDITVIASGDTSNAPEQIRLNWMTPEQRQQNHQAAIDAAKKAHTAVVFVWTRGKPDFALPGEQDKLVDDIAAVNPNTIVVMNVSQPVAMPWLSKVKGVVQMWWTGDEGGWATADILLGKANPAGRLPFTWAKQLTDYAANDPAHPERSAKGVDGKTTYSEGVDVGYRWFDKEKIEPLFPFGFGLSYTTFEYSDLKVSKASDNGLDVSVRLKNSGSVEGDEVPQVYLDAPAQQPQGVQFAPKTLAAFDRVTLKPGESKDVKMHVAPRALEYWSVADKKWVRSDARTVRVGSSSRDLKLSSEK; via the coding sequence GTGTCTGTCGCTTCGTGGGGGCAGGCGGTTCCAGCGGAGAAGGCCAATGAGGCCCGAATCGACCGGCTGTTGAAACAGATGACGCTGGAAGAGAAGATGAATCTGATTCGGGGTGGGCTTGAGGATCCTTCTGTGTATCAAGGGCAGGCGGGATATCTGCCGGGTGTGCCGCGGTTGCATGTGCCTTCGCTGCGCATGGCCGATGGGCCTCCGGGGTTGTTGACGCGAGTGCCGGGGCAGGCCGAGACGGCGACGATGGGTGTCGCCGCAACGTTCAGCACGAAGGACGCGGAGGCGAATGGTGTGGTGATTGGCCGCGAGGCGCGGTCGCTGGGCATCGATGTGGTGCTGCAGCCGTTTGTCAATATCGATCGCGATATTACCTTTGCCCGCGCTTACAACACGTTTGGTGAAGACCCATTTTTGACGGGTGTGATGGGCGCTGCGGAGATTCGTGGGGCGCAGGGTCAGGGCGTGATGGCGCAGACGAAGCACTATGTGGGGTACGACTCGAACGCGTACAACATCTTCATCGATCAGCAGACGCTGCACGAGGTTTACGCTGCGCCGTTTGCAGAGGCGATCAAGGCTGGCACCTCTTCTGTGATGTGCTCGTATAACCGCATCAATGGGCCGTTTGCGTGCGGCAACAGCGATACGTTGAAGACGATCCTGAAAGATGAGATGGGGTTCAAGGGGTTTGTGACTTCGGACTGGGGCGGAGTGCATAGCGTCCTATTTCTCAACGAAGGTCTGGATATGGAGATGCCTGGCGCTGCGGAGGCGGATAGTCCGTTCAAGCCGTTCATCGCCAACTATTTTGTGACTGCTCCGCCGGAGCCACCTTCGAATACGCCGATCGATCCTGAAGCGCTGGCGGCGATTCTTGGTGGTCCGATTCCAGAGGAGCCGAAGGCGAATGGGCTGGATCTCGGCGGTTTTCCGCGCGATAACGATAAGACATCGATGCGGGAGGCGCTGAAGAATGGCACAGTGACTGAGGCTACGATTACGGCTGCGGCGCGGCGGGTGTTGTATGAGATCGATCGCTTCGGCTATCTGGATGGCAAACAGAAGCATAATGTGACGCCGCAGGATATCGAAGAGAATGCGGCTGTGATTCGGAAGACCGCACAGGATGCGGCGGTGCTGTTGAAGAATGAGCACGCGCTGCCGTTGAGCAAGGATGATCTGCAGTCGCTGGCGCTGATTGGGCCGGGGGCGGGGCAGATTGCGGCGATTGGAACGTTTGGCGAGCGGAGCCCTGGGCTGACGGAGCGGCAGATCGGGCCGCTGGAGGCACTGAAGAAGGGTGCTCCTTCGGCCAATATTACGTATGCGGTGGATAACGATATGACTGGCGTGCCGATTCCTGCGACGGCGTTTTCGCATGATGGGACCCCGGGATTGCTGCGTAAGGAGGGTTCAGGTGCAGAGACTGCGGATGCGCAGCTGGACTTTACGCACAGCAACGGCAAGTCTCTGCCTGCGGATGGAATGGTGACGTGGAAGGGAACGTTGACGGTGCCGAGCGATGGCGAGTACTGGCTCTACCTGCAGGCGCTGGGCGCGCGGGGCAAGTTGCTGCTCGACGGCAAGCGTGTGGGGCAGACGGGTGCGACGAAGGGCACGGTGCATGGCGATATACAACACGCAACGCAGGACAATGGATTTCCGACGGTCGATGGTTTGGATAATGTGCGGCGCGCGGTGCAGTTGGCTGCGGGGCCGCATGATATTACGGTGATTGCGAGCGGAGATACTTCGAATGCGCCGGAGCAGATTCGTCTGAACTGGATGACGCCGGAGCAGAGGCAGCAAAATCACCAGGCGGCGATTGATGCAGCGAAGAAGGCGCATACGGCGGTGGTGTTTGTGTGGACGCGAGGGAAGCCGGACTTTGCGCTGCCGGGTGAGCAGGACAAGCTTGTGGATGACATCGCTGCGGTAAATCCGAACACGATTGTGGTGATGAATGTGAGCCAGCCTGTGGCGATGCCGTGGTTGAGTAAGGTGAAGGGCGTGGTGCAGATGTGGTGGACGGGCGATGAAGGCGGATGGGCTACGGCGGATATTCTGCTGGGGAAGGCGAATCCGGCTGGGCGTCTGCCGTTCACCTGGGCGAAGCAACTGACGGACTATGCGGCGAATGATCCGGCGCATCCGGAGCGGTCGGCTAAGGGTGTGGATGGGAAGACGACCTACTCCGAGGGTGTGGATGTGGGGTATCGGTGGTTCGATAAGGAGAAGATTGAGCCGCTGTTCCCGTTTGGATTTGGGCTTTCGTACACGACGTTTGAGTACTCGGATTTGAAGGTGTCGAAGGCTTCGGATAATGGGCTGGATGTTTCAGTGCGTTTGAAGAATAGCGGGAGCGTTGAAGGTGACGAGGTGCCGCAGGTGTATCTGGATGCTCCGGCGCAGCAGCCGCAGGGCGTGCAGTTTGCACCGAAGACGCTGGCGGCGTTCGATCGCGTGACGCTGAAGCCGGGTGAGAGCAAGGATGTGAAGATGCACGTGGCGCCGAGGGCTCTGGAGTATTGGTCGGTGGCGGATAAGAAGTGGGTGCGGTCGGACGCGAGAACGGTGCGCGTTGGTTCGTCTTCACGTGATTTGAAGCTTAGCTCGGAGAAGTAA
- a CDS encoding riboflavin synthase, with amino-acid sequence MFTGLIETTGTLLAVTPTAGATRITIASPTLTARLNTGDSIAVNGVCLTALSIEPNAFPPRFSADLAAETIARTTLSQLRPDTIVNLELPTPAGSPLGGHVVQGHVDGTATLISLTPITPNVPDTDWRLHIQLPDALTRYVVPQGSITIEGISLTVASIQGNDVEVAIIPHTYAATSLHTLAPGAPLNIEVDVLGKYAERRHSPEKFTLTEQYLIANGY; translated from the coding sequence ATGTTTACTGGACTGATCGAGACCACCGGAACGCTTCTCGCCGTCACGCCCACCGCAGGCGCGACCCGCATCACCATTGCATCCCCCACGCTCACCGCACGCCTCAACACCGGCGACAGCATCGCGGTCAACGGCGTCTGCCTCACCGCCCTCAGCATCGAGCCCAACGCCTTCCCCCCACGCTTCTCGGCCGACCTCGCTGCCGAAACGATCGCTCGCACCACGCTCTCTCAGCTCCGCCCCGACACCATCGTCAATCTGGAGCTTCCCACCCCCGCCGGTTCGCCGCTCGGAGGCCACGTCGTTCAAGGCCACGTAGACGGAACCGCAACTCTCATCTCCCTCACGCCAATCACACCGAACGTACCCGACACCGACTGGCGCCTCCACATCCAGCTCCCCGACGCGCTCACCCGCTACGTTGTTCCGCAAGGCTCCATCACCATCGAGGGCATCAGCCTCACCGTAGCTTCAATTCAAGGCAACGATGTTGAGGTAGCGATCATCCCCCACACCTACGCAGCGACCAGCCTACACACCCTCGCACCCGGCGCCCCACTCAACATCGAAGTCGACGTCCTCGGCAAATACGCAGAGCGCAGGCATTCACCAGAAAAATTCACACTCACCGAGCAGTACCTCATCGCAAACGGCTACTGA
- a CDS encoding NAD(P)H-dependent glycerol-3-phosphate dehydrogenase has translation MSRITVLGAGAWGTALALSLARRGGHQLCLWSHSTALAEQLADAGENLPYLPGFTLPVDIQITSDLPRAIFEADILLCVTPSQHLRGVITHIAPMLTRNQIILSASKGLEEASFLRMSQVVASVTGNPFAVLSGPSFAQEVAAGIPTAVVVASNFLPIAQTIQRDFTSPTLRVYTNEDVPGVELGGALKNVIALAAGVASGLNLGYNSSAALITRGIAEVTRLAVACGGRRQTLAGLSGIGDLVLTCTGSLSRNRSVGIELGRGRQLNDIIAGLNGKVAEGVRSTAAALGLAARYAVEMPITEQMDAILHRNKSPKEAIRELMSRPGRDE, from the coding sequence ATGAGCCGCATCACCGTGCTTGGTGCCGGGGCCTGGGGCACGGCACTCGCTCTCTCCCTCGCCCGTCGCGGCGGTCATCAGTTGTGTCTCTGGTCACACTCCACAGCACTCGCCGAGCAGCTCGCCGACGCAGGCGAAAACCTTCCCTACCTCCCCGGCTTCACCCTCCCGGTCGACATCCAGATCACCTCCGACCTTCCTCGCGCCATCTTCGAAGCGGACATCCTCCTCTGCGTCACGCCCTCGCAACATCTTCGCGGAGTCATCACGCACATCGCCCCAATGCTCACGCGCAACCAGATCATCCTCAGCGCAAGCAAAGGCCTGGAAGAGGCCAGCTTCCTCCGCATGTCTCAGGTCGTCGCATCTGTCACCGGCAACCCGTTTGCCGTCCTCAGCGGACCGTCGTTTGCGCAGGAGGTTGCAGCGGGCATCCCGACCGCAGTCGTCGTTGCTTCCAATTTTCTCCCGATCGCGCAGACGATCCAACGTGACTTCACCTCTCCTACTCTGCGCGTCTACACCAACGAAGATGTCCCCGGCGTCGAACTCGGCGGCGCCCTGAAGAACGTCATCGCCCTCGCCGCCGGAGTCGCCAGCGGCCTCAATCTCGGTTACAACTCATCCGCCGCCCTCATCACCCGCGGCATCGCCGAGGTCACCCGCCTCGCCGTCGCCTGCGGTGGGCGCCGCCAGACCCTCGCTGGCCTCTCCGGCATCGGCGACCTCGTCCTCACCTGCACCGGCTCTCTATCTCGCAACCGCTCTGTCGGCATCGAGCTTGGCCGCGGTCGCCAACTCAACGACATCATCGCCGGACTCAACGGCAAGGTAGCCGAGGGCGTCCGCAGCACCGCGGCGGCTCTTGGTCTTGCCGCCCGCTACGCCGTCGAGATGCCGATCACCGAGCAGATGGACGCCATCCTTCACCGCAACAAAAGTCCCAAAGAGGCGATCCGCGAACTTATGTCCCGCCCCGGTCGCGACGAATAA
- the panE gene encoding 2-dehydropantoate 2-reductase, producing the protein MKILVVGAGAVGGYFGARLEQAGRDVTFLVRPARAQQLRRDGLRVLSPHGDLTLKPTLITADELSSPYDIIFLSVKAQALDQAIKDMSAAVGPETMIYPVLNGMRHIKTLTKAFGERAVVGGVCIVIADLDEQERIVQIAPLQKLTYGELSGEITARIRALDDAFRNAGFDTELSANITQEMWQKWVMIASLGLATCLLDGPVGAINAVPDGQQTILQAIDECAAIATACGFPPPQSLIDNIRKQATMKDSKLTSSMYRDLKKGAHVEVETILGDLLEHGHCYQVPAPLLQAGCVRLRVYQNTLKSPSPTS; encoded by the coding sequence ATGAAGATTCTGGTTGTTGGCGCTGGTGCGGTTGGTGGTTACTTCGGAGCGCGTCTCGAACAAGCTGGCCGTGACGTAACCTTTCTCGTCAGACCCGCACGCGCGCAGCAACTCCGGCGGGACGGTCTCCGCGTTCTTAGTCCGCACGGTGATCTCACGCTCAAACCAACGCTCATCACCGCTGATGAGCTCAGTAGCCCCTACGACATCATCTTTCTCAGCGTGAAGGCCCAGGCGCTCGATCAGGCAATCAAGGACATGTCTGCCGCCGTAGGCCCTGAAACAATGATCTATCCCGTCCTAAACGGAATGCGCCACATCAAAACCCTCACCAAGGCCTTCGGCGAGCGCGCCGTCGTGGGTGGTGTCTGCATCGTCATCGCCGATCTGGACGAGCAGGAGCGCATCGTCCAGATCGCGCCGCTGCAAAAGCTCACCTACGGCGAACTCAGCGGAGAGATCACCGCTCGCATCCGCGCTCTCGATGACGCCTTTCGCAACGCAGGCTTCGACACCGAACTCTCCGCCAACATCACGCAGGAGATGTGGCAGAAGTGGGTGATGATCGCATCCCTCGGCCTGGCCACTTGCCTGCTCGACGGGCCCGTCGGCGCGATCAACGCCGTGCCGGACGGTCAGCAAACCATATTGCAAGCCATCGATGAGTGCGCCGCGATCGCTACTGCCTGTGGATTCCCTCCCCCACAATCTCTCATCGACAACATACGCAAACAAGCAACCATGAAAGACTCGAAGCTCACCTCGTCCATGTACCGCGACCTGAAAAAAGGTGCGCACGTCGAGGTCGAAACCATCCTTGGAGATCTTCTCGAGCACGGCCACTGCTATCAGGTGCCAGCACCTCTGCTTCAAGCCGGCTGCGTCCGCCTCCGCGTCTACCAGAACACTCTAAAGTCTCCGTCTCCGACAAGTTGA
- the ftsY gene encoding signal recognition particle-docking protein FtsY produces MAFSLFGKRDKSEQQPDEAVVPAAQEPQEQKRGGFFDRMKQAVTRTRESFSESISSVIALTREVDETTLVNLEPLLLAADLGAPTTALVMENLRQRALRVGIQGGDDLKRLLKAELKQILDGVARPITHPAAPPEVIMMVGVNGTGKTTTTGKLSAYFTAQGRTVLLCAADTFRAAAIEQLEVWAQRSDVQIIKTKQGGDPSAALYDACAAAKARGTQVLIVDTAGRLHTKTDLMKELDKMRRTAEKLIPGAPHQTLLVMDATTGQNGLTQARLFTEAAHVTGIVLTKLDGTAKGGIVLAIATELKLPVVYAGIGEKLEDIIPFDSASFVDSLID; encoded by the coding sequence ATGGCCTTTTCCCTCTTCGGTAAACGCGACAAATCCGAGCAACAACCTGACGAAGCCGTAGTCCCCGCAGCTCAAGAGCCGCAGGAGCAAAAGCGCGGCGGCTTCTTCGACCGCATGAAGCAGGCGGTCACCCGCACCCGCGAGTCCTTCTCCGAGTCCATCAGCTCCGTCATCGCCCTGACTCGCGAAGTCGACGAGACCACCTTGGTCAACCTTGAGCCTCTCCTGCTCGCAGCAGACCTGGGCGCTCCCACCACCGCACTCGTCATGGAGAACCTCCGCCAGCGCGCCCTCCGCGTCGGCATCCAGGGCGGTGACGACCTCAAGCGCCTCCTCAAGGCCGAGCTCAAGCAGATCCTTGACGGCGTAGCCCGCCCCATTACGCATCCAGCAGCGCCACCCGAAGTCATCATGATGGTCGGGGTCAACGGCACCGGCAAGACGACCACCACCGGCAAGCTCTCCGCCTACTTCACCGCACAGGGCCGTACCGTGCTGCTCTGCGCCGCCGATACCTTCCGCGCTGCCGCCATCGAACAGCTCGAGGTCTGGGCCCAGCGCTCCGACGTTCAGATCATCAAGACCAAGCAAGGCGGCGATCCCTCAGCCGCACTATACGACGCCTGCGCCGCCGCCAAGGCCAGAGGCACGCAAGTCCTCATCGTTGACACCGCCGGTCGCCTCCACACCAAGACCGACCTCATGAAGGAGCTCGACAAGATGCGCCGCACGGCGGAAAAACTAATCCCCGGCGCACCCCACCAGACCCTCCTCGTCATGGACGCGACTACCGGCCAGAACGGCCTCACGCAAGCGCGCCTCTTCACCGAAGCGGCTCACGTCACCGGCATCGTCCTCACCAAACTCGACGGCACCGCCAAAGGCGGCATCGTCCTCGCGATCGCGACCGAACTCAAACTCCCAGTCGTCTACGCAGGCATCGGCGAGAAGCTCGAAGACATCATCCCCTTCGACAGCGCCAGCTTCGTAGACTCCCTCATCGACTAA
- the plsY gene encoding glycerol-3-phosphate 1-O-acyltransferase PlsY has translation MNPWLLSIPIAYLLGSIPFGYLLVKIFRHEDIRATGSGNIGATNVARSGAKGLGIATLLLDLGKAFLAVKIAQHLAPGDYDLAVVAAVAAILGHVYPIWLGFRGGKGVASALGIFLALTPAAAACTFAVFLVVVLITRYVSLASIIGSATFPLFGFYFVPQRTPIVIAGFLFIPLLIIVKHLGNIRRLIAGTESRFGKKKAVA, from the coding sequence ATGAACCCTTGGCTCCTCTCCATTCCGATCGCCTATCTTCTTGGGTCCATTCCTTTCGGCTATCTTCTCGTCAAAATCTTTCGCCACGAAGATATACGCGCTACCGGCAGCGGAAACATCGGCGCGACCAACGTCGCCCGCAGCGGAGCCAAGGGCCTTGGCATCGCAACCCTCCTGCTCGACCTCGGCAAAGCCTTCCTCGCCGTCAAGATCGCACAGCACCTCGCCCCCGGCGACTACGACCTCGCCGTCGTCGCCGCTGTAGCCGCTATCCTCGGACACGTCTACCCCATCTGGCTCGGCTTCCGTGGCGGCAAAGGCGTCGCCAGCGCCCTGGGCATCTTCCTCGCTCTCACTCCAGCTGCGGCCGCCTGTACCTTCGCGGTCTTCCTGGTCGTCGTCCTCATCACCCGCTATGTCTCGCTCGCCTCAATAATTGGCTCGGCCACCTTCCCTCTCTTCGGCTTCTACTTCGTACCTCAGCGAACACCCATCGTCATCGCCGGTTTCCTCTTCATCCCGCTCCTCATCATCGTCAAGCACCTCGGGAACATCCGCCGCCTTATCGCAGGTACCGAGAGCCGCTTTGGCAAGAAAAAGGCGGTAGCATGA
- a CDS encoding pyridoxamine 5'-phosphate oxidase family protein, producing the protein MARFELYEFIAGHSLAVLGSISAEGMPQSALVGFAVTKKLEIVFDTLNSTRKYRNLIANANASLVIGWQGEKTVQFEGEAFLPQGAELERYKEVYFAKWPDGPSRQNWPGLVYVVVRPRWIRYSDYDQRPPLIEEQVFDR; encoded by the coding sequence ATGGCGAGATTTGAGCTTTATGAGTTCATTGCAGGGCATTCGCTGGCGGTTCTGGGGAGTATCTCGGCGGAGGGTATGCCTCAGTCTGCTCTCGTTGGGTTTGCTGTGACGAAGAAGTTGGAGATTGTGTTCGACACTCTCAACAGCACTCGAAAGTATCGAAATTTGATCGCCAATGCTAATGCGTCGCTGGTAATTGGGTGGCAGGGAGAGAAGACGGTCCAGTTTGAAGGGGAGGCGTTTTTGCCGCAGGGTGCGGAGCTGGAGCGATACAAAGAAGTTTATTTTGCAAAGTGGCCGGACGGACCGAGTCGGCAGAACTGGCCTGGGTTGGTTTACGTTGTTGTGCGCCCGCGATGGATTCGGTATAGCGACTATGATCAGCGGCCACCGTTGATCGAAGAGCAGGTGTTTGATCGGTAG
- a CDS encoding cupin domain-containing protein has product MTTEVKQSPAANSSLFDLRKIAANFPETADTMLIDTRLTDEDHASARVFRVYHPAPAHYHATCDEYLMVISGRATFFLGEAPPFEVGPGQLIFFKQGTIHGTPEILEEPFIVLAVDTPRRDPADVIFVNPSDGTPDSFIQSKRLY; this is encoded by the coding sequence ATGACCACCGAGGTAAAACAATCTCCAGCAGCCAACAGTAGTCTCTTCGACTTGAGAAAGATCGCCGCCAACTTTCCCGAAACCGCTGACACCATGCTGATCGACACGCGGCTAACGGACGAAGATCACGCGAGCGCACGCGTCTTTCGCGTCTATCATCCTGCTCCGGCGCACTACCACGCGACCTGCGACGAATATCTCATGGTTATCTCCGGTCGCGCGACGTTCTTCCTCGGCGAAGCACCGCCCTTTGAAGTCGGCCCCGGCCAACTCATCTTCTTCAAGCAGGGCACCATCCACGGTACGCCAGAGATCCTCGAAGAGCCCTTCATCGTTCTGGCGGTCGACACGCCGCGGCGCGATCCCGCCGACGTCATCTTCGTCAATCCATCCGACGGCACACCCGACAGCTTCATCCAGAGCAAGCGTCTGTATTAA
- the ribD gene encoding bifunctional diaminohydroxyphosphoribosylaminopyrimidine deaminase/5-amino-6-(5-phosphoribosylamino)uracil reductase RibD, with translation MEQIQPTRAEQDQEFMKRALKLAAETTALASPNPQVGCVLTQTPASGGTPKIIGEGAHLYANRDHAEIVALKQAAQRGLSTIGATAYVTLEPCSHHGRTGPCADALIAAGIARCVVATQDPNPQVSGQGLAKLRAAGIEITVGVLQQQARDLNDAFAHFIQHRTPFVTLKAALSVDGKLAPPSASRLPNQPHWLTGPAARYEVQLLRHASDAVLTGIGTVLADDPQLTDRSGMLGPNNLPRRRPLLRVILDSQLRIPLSSQLVRSADNGKDSGHPNLLILCSKSAPSAKIATLTDHGAQVETIPDQAGRLSLPAVLTTLAERNILSLLLECGSHLNGCFLQQNLVDKAVLIYAETELGDQAIPFAQGIASPYLFEESLHRVTRASYGPDACVTGYLHDPWAPWPTQVTPPSKAIS, from the coding sequence ATGGAGCAAATTCAACCAACCCGTGCCGAACAGGATCAGGAGTTCATGAAGCGAGCCCTCAAGCTCGCAGCCGAGACCACTGCCCTGGCTTCCCCCAATCCGCAGGTAGGCTGCGTCCTCACGCAGACGCCAGCCAGTGGAGGCACTCCAAAGATCATTGGCGAAGGCGCACATCTCTACGCCAACCGCGACCACGCTGAGATCGTAGCGCTCAAGCAAGCGGCACAACGCGGCCTCTCCACCATCGGAGCTACCGCTTACGTCACCCTCGAACCCTGCAGCCACCACGGTCGCACCGGCCCCTGCGCCGACGCCCTGATCGCCGCAGGCATCGCTCGTTGCGTCGTCGCCACGCAAGACCCCAACCCTCAAGTCAGCGGTCAGGGCCTCGCCAAACTCCGCGCCGCCGGTATCGAAATCACAGTCGGCGTCCTCCAGCAACAGGCTCGCGACCTGAACGATGCCTTCGCTCACTTCATCCAGCACCGCACTCCCTTCGTCACGCTCAAGGCAGCACTCTCGGTCGACGGCAAACTCGCCCCACCATCGGCCTCGCGCCTCCCGAACCAGCCCCACTGGCTCACCGGACCCGCCGCCCGCTACGAGGTCCAACTCCTTCGCCACGCCTCCGACGCCGTCCTCACCGGCATCGGCACCGTCCTCGCCGACGACCCTCAACTCACCGACCGCAGCGGAATGCTTGGTCCCAACAACCTACCCCGCCGCCGCCCGCTCCTCCGCGTCATCCTCGACTCCCAGCTAAGAATCCCTCTCTCCTCGCAACTCGTGCGTTCAGCCGACAACGGCAAAGACTCCGGCCACCCCAATCTGCTGATCTTGTGCAGTAAATCCGCGCCCAGCGCCAAAATCGCCACGCTCACCGACCACGGCGCACAGGTTGAAACAATCCCCGACCAGGCCGGACGCCTTAGCCTCCCCGCCGTCCTCACCACACTCGCCGAGCGCAACATCCTCAGCCTCCTGCTCGAGTGCGGCTCCCACCTCAACGGCTGCTTCCTCCAGCAAAATCTGGTCGACAAAGCCGTCCTGATCTACGCCGAGACCGAACTAGGCGACCAGGCCATCCCCTTCGCCCAGGGCATCGCCTCCCCTTATCTGTTTGAGGAGTCCCTCCACCGCGTAACGCGCGCCAGCTACGGCCCCGACGCCTGCGTCACCGGCTACCTCCATGACCCCTGGGCCCCATGGCCGACTCAAGTCACACCACCATCGAAAGCGATAAGCTAA
- a CDS encoding competence/damage-inducible protein A, whose translation MIAEIIAAGSEMLTPFRQDTNSLYLTDGLNDLGVQVAFKTIVGDNLAHLTGAARIAISRADIVIFSGGLGPTEDDLTREAAAAALNIELHPDPAILTQLYKRFAARQMVMPPNNSKQADLLDGAIALENINGSAPGQFLDTTVPDADGKPIRKIIILLPGPPKELKPLFDHQVKPRLAASLPPRHLAKRMLRMALIPESHVDARTAPIYKQYTDVETTILAGAGEIQLHFVCAKPTLAEARHRVDELAEKIEAEMEDTIFSSHGESLEEVVLLNLGLRDLTLATAESCTGGLLAERLTAVPGSSRYFLGGAVVYSDALKTTFADVPAELVATKGPVSPEVAHALAEGIRARTGASLGISITGIAGPGPGAPGPDAQKPIGLVYIGLADAHQTQVKEFNLFGDRERIRWWASQNALELIRRHIL comes from the coding sequence ATGATCGCTGAAATCATTGCTGCCGGCTCCGAGATGCTCACGCCTTTTCGCCAGGACACCAACTCGCTCTACCTCACCGACGGCCTCAACGACCTCGGCGTGCAGGTCGCCTTCAAGACCATCGTCGGCGACAACTTAGCCCACCTCACCGGCGCTGCACGCATCGCCATCTCCCGCGCCGACATCGTCATCTTCTCCGGCGGTCTCGGGCCCACCGAAGATGACCTCACCCGCGAAGCCGCAGCCGCCGCACTCAACATCGAGCTTCATCCCGATCCAGCCATTCTCACCCAGCTCTACAAGCGTTTCGCCGCGCGACAGATGGTCATGCCGCCAAATAACTCCAAGCAGGCCGATCTGCTCGACGGTGCCATTGCCCTCGAAAACATCAACGGCAGCGCGCCCGGCCAGTTCCTCGACACCACCGTCCCTGACGCCGATGGCAAACCGATCCGCAAGATCATCATCCTGCTTCCCGGACCACCGAAGGAGCTGAAGCCGCTCTTCGACCATCAGGTCAAGCCACGTCTCGCCGCCTCGCTTCCTCCGCGCCATCTCGCCAAACGAATGCTGCGCATGGCGCTCATCCCCGAGTCGCACGTCGATGCCCGCACCGCACCGATCTACAAGCAGTACACCGACGTCGAGACGACCATCCTCGCTGGCGCCGGCGAGATCCAGCTTCACTTCGTCTGCGCAAAGCCCACACTCGCCGAGGCCCGGCACCGGGTCGATGAACTCGCCGAGAAGATTGAAGCCGAGATGGAAGACACCATCTTCTCCTCACACGGCGAATCGCTCGAAGAGGTCGTCTTGCTCAACCTCGGACTACGCGACCTCACCCTGGCAACCGCCGAGAGCTGCACCGGAGGCCTGCTGGCCGAGCGTCTCACGGCCGTCCCCGGCAGTTCGCGCTACTTTCTCGGGGGCGCCGTCGTCTACAGCGACGCTCTCAAGACCACCTTCGCCGACGTCCCAGCCGAACTCGTCGCCACCAAAGGCCCTGTCTCTCCCGAGGTGGCACACGCGCTCGCCGAGGGCATACGCGCCCGCACCGGAGCCTCGCTCGGAATCTCAATCACAGGCATCGCTGGCCCTGGACCCGGCGCTCCCGGCCCTGATGCTCAAAAGCCGATCGGGCTCGTCTACATCGGTCTCGCCGATGCTCATCAGACACAGGTAAAAGAGTTCAACCTCTTCGGCGACCGCGAACGCATCCGTTGGTGGGCGAGCCAGAACGCTCTCGAACTTATCCGCCGTCACATCCTCTAG